The Podarcis muralis chromosome 10, rPodMur119.hap1.1, whole genome shotgun sequence genome includes a region encoding these proteins:
- the LOC114605437 gene encoding apolipoprotein L2-like isoform X4, giving the protein MEEDVPWEERDSECFAQFLNEFPTQREEIEKCIRCLWEMADDIDQTHKKCTIASIAANSTSASSGLLTILGLTLAPITAGGSLILTATGIGLGAVATATGLSATLYESVNNSQERKKAQELVSECEKNLRKAMHPDFCFGSPPNSGAVGENMKQLVSNVAGQVPDLYKAVKGIRMNVKALKQVRANPGLKDLAKRVTAAGSRSRGTIRGAKHARKVFAGTTLAMSKGARLLSAASTGVFLLFDAYGIVQDAKHLTEGAKAETAAEIRKKASKLEEELRHIDRLYEEMKGLVCESE; this is encoded by the coding sequence ATGGAAGAAGATGTGCCTTGGGAAGAAAGAGACAGTGAATGTTTTGCCCAATTTCTGAATGAATTCCCTACCCAGAGAGAAGAGATTGAAAAGTGtatcagatgcctttgggaaatggCCGATGACATTGACCAGACCCATAAGAAGTGTACTATTGCCAGCATTGCTGCCAACTCTACCAGCGCCTCCTCTGGCCTCTTGACCATCCTGGGACTCACCTTGGCCCCCATCACAGCAGGTGGGAGCTTGATCTTGACAGCCACTGGGATCGGTTTAGGGGCAGTGGCAACAGCGACTGGCCTTTCTGCCACCTTATATGAGAGCGTGAATAAttcacaggaaaggaaaaaagctcaagaactggTGAGTGAATGTGAGAAAAATCTAAGAAAGGCAATGCATCCTGATTTCTGCTTTGGGTCGCCCCCAAATAGCGGGGCTGTGGGGGAAAACATGAAACAACTCGTCTCCAATGTTGCCGGTCAAGTTCCTGACCTGTACAAGGCTGTGAAGGGAATCAGAATGAATGTAAAGGCACTGAAGCAAGTCCGAGCCAATCCTGGCTTGAAGGATTTAGCAAAGCGAGTCACTGCTGCAGGTAGCAGATCCCGGGGTACAATCCGAGGGGCCAAGCATGCCAGAAAGGTCTTTGCAGGAACCACCCTTGCCATGAGCAAAGGGGCCAGGCTGCTGAGTGCTGCATCAACTGGGGTGTTTCTCCTCTTCGATGCCTATGGCATTGTTCAGGATGCTAAACATTTGACTGAGGGAGCCAAGGCAGAAAcggctgcagagataagaaagaaAGCTAGCAAACTGGAAGAAGAACTTCGTCATATTGACAGGCTCTATGAGGAAATGAAAGGCCTTGTGTGCGAATCAGAGTGA
- the LOC114605437 gene encoding apolipoprotein L3-like isoform X3, translating to MGSAELWPDRLDYEELQNLLNEGEDCKENVAELERMEEDVPWEERDSECFAQFLNEFPTQREEIEKCIRCLWEMADDIDQTHKKCTIASIAANSTSASSGLLTILGLTLAPITAGGSLILTATGIGLGAVATATGLSATLYESVNNSQERKKAQELVSECEKNLRKAMHPDFCFGSPPNSGAVGENMKQLVSNVAGQVPDLYKAVKGIRMNVKALKQVRANPGLKDLAKRVTAAGSRSRGTIRGAKHARKVFAGTTLAMSKGARLLSAASTGVFLLFDAYGIVQDAKHLTEGAKAETAAEIRKKASKLEEELRHIDRLYEEMKGLVCESE from the exons ATGGGAAGCGCAGAACTTTGGCCGGACAGACTAGATTATGAAGAGCTGCAAAATCTCCTTAATGAAGGTGAAGACTGCAAGGAGAACGTGGCCGAACTTGAGAG AATGGAAGAAGATGTGCCTTGGGAAGAAAGAGACAGTGAATGTTTTGCCCAATTTCTGAATGAATTCCCTACCCAGAGAGAAGAGATTGAAAAGTGtatcagatgcctttgggaaatggCCGATGACATTGACCAGACCCATAAGAAGTGTACTATTGCCAGCATTGCTGCCAACTCTACCAGCGCCTCCTCTGGCCTCTTGACCATCCTGGGACTCACCTTGGCCCCCATCACAGCAGGTGGGAGCTTGATCTTGACAGCCACTGGGATCGGTTTAGGGGCAGTGGCAACAGCGACTGGCCTTTCTGCCACCTTATATGAGAGCGTGAATAAttcacaggaaaggaaaaaagctcaagaactggTGAGTGAATGTGAGAAAAATCTAAGAAAGGCAATGCATCCTGATTTCTGCTTTGGGTCGCCCCCAAATAGCGGGGCTGTGGGGGAAAACATGAAACAACTCGTCTCCAATGTTGCCGGTCAAGTTCCTGACCTGTACAAGGCTGTGAAGGGAATCAGAATGAATGTAAAGGCACTGAAGCAAGTCCGAGCCAATCCTGGCTTGAAGGATTTAGCAAAGCGAGTCACTGCTGCAGGTAGCAGATCCCGGGGTACAATCCGAGGGGCCAAGCATGCCAGAAAGGTCTTTGCAGGAACCACCCTTGCCATGAGCAAAGGGGCCAGGCTGCTGAGTGCTGCATCAACTGGGGTGTTTCTCCTCTTCGATGCCTATGGCATTGTTCAGGATGCTAAACATTTGACTGAGGGAGCCAAGGCAGAAAcggctgcagagataagaaagaaAGCTAGCAAACTGGAAGAAGAACTTCGTCATATTGACAGGCTCTATGAGGAAATGAAAGGCCTTGTGTGCGAATCAGAGTGA
- the LOC114605437 gene encoding apolipoprotein L2-like isoform X2 gives MTSEGCRIYEDAECDNHTMGSAELWPDRLDYEELQNLLNEGEDCKENVAELERMEEDVPWEERDSECFAQFLNEFPTQREEIEKCIRCLWEMADDIDQTHKKCTIASIAANSTSASSGLLTILGLTLAPITAGGSLILTATGIGLGAVATATGLSATLYESVNNSQERKKAQELVSECEKNLRKAMHPDFCFGSPPNSGAVGENMKQLVSNVAGQVPDLYKAVKGIRMNVKALKQVRANPGLKDLAKRVTAAGSRSRGTIRGAKHARKVFAGTTLAMSKGARLLSAASTGVFLLFDAYGIVQDAKHLTEGAKAETAAEIRKKASKLEEELRHIDRLYEEMKGLVCESE, from the exons ATGACCTCTGAAGGATGTCGGATTTATGAAG aTGCTGAGTGCGACAACCACACCATGGGAAGCGCAGAACTTTGGCCGGACAGACTAGATTATGAAGAGCTGCAAAATCTCCTTAATGAAGGTGAAGACTGCAAGGAGAACGTGGCCGAACTTGAGAG AATGGAAGAAGATGTGCCTTGGGAAGAAAGAGACAGTGAATGTTTTGCCCAATTTCTGAATGAATTCCCTACCCAGAGAGAAGAGATTGAAAAGTGtatcagatgcctttgggaaatggCCGATGACATTGACCAGACCCATAAGAAGTGTACTATTGCCAGCATTGCTGCCAACTCTACCAGCGCCTCCTCTGGCCTCTTGACCATCCTGGGACTCACCTTGGCCCCCATCACAGCAGGTGGGAGCTTGATCTTGACAGCCACTGGGATCGGTTTAGGGGCAGTGGCAACAGCGACTGGCCTTTCTGCCACCTTATATGAGAGCGTGAATAAttcacaggaaaggaaaaaagctcaagaactggTGAGTGAATGTGAGAAAAATCTAAGAAAGGCAATGCATCCTGATTTCTGCTTTGGGTCGCCCCCAAATAGCGGGGCTGTGGGGGAAAACATGAAACAACTCGTCTCCAATGTTGCCGGTCAAGTTCCTGACCTGTACAAGGCTGTGAAGGGAATCAGAATGAATGTAAAGGCACTGAAGCAAGTCCGAGCCAATCCTGGCTTGAAGGATTTAGCAAAGCGAGTCACTGCTGCAGGTAGCAGATCCCGGGGTACAATCCGAGGGGCCAAGCATGCCAGAAAGGTCTTTGCAGGAACCACCCTTGCCATGAGCAAAGGGGCCAGGCTGCTGAGTGCTGCATCAACTGGGGTGTTTCTCCTCTTCGATGCCTATGGCATTGTTCAGGATGCTAAACATTTGACTGAGGGAGCCAAGGCAGAAAcggctgcagagataagaaagaaAGCTAGCAAACTGGAAGAAGAACTTCGTCATATTGACAGGCTCTATGAGGAAATGAAAGGCCTTGTGTGCGAATCAGAGTGA
- the MB gene encoding myoglobin: MGLSDQEWQKVVDIWGKVEPDLPAHGQEVIIRMFQKHPETQERFDKFKNLKTVDDMKSSEELKKHGTTVLTALGKILKQKGNHEAELAPLAQTHANTHKIPVKYLEFICEIIVGVIAEKHSADFGADSQAAMRKALELFRNDMASKYKEHGFQG, translated from the exons ATGGGGCTCAGTGATCAGGAATGGCAGAAGGTCGTAGACATCTGGGGGAAAGTGGAACCAGACCTCCCTGCTCATGGGCAAGAAGTTATCATCAG GATGTTTCAGAAGCACCCAGAGACCCAGGAGCGCTTTGACAAGTTCAAAAACCTGAAGACGGTGGATGACATGAAGAGTTCAGAAGAGCTCAAGAAGCATGGAACGACTGTCCTCACAGCCTTGGGCAAAATCCTAAAGCAGAAAGGGAACCACGAGGCAGAACTTGCACCCCTGGCACAGACCCAcgccaacacacacaaaatcccagtCAAGTATCTTGAG TTCATTTGCGAAATAATTGTTGGCGTCATTGCTGAAAAACATTCTGCAGACTTTGGGGCCGATTCGCAAGCGGCAATGAGGAAGGCCTTGGAGCTGTTCCGCAACGACATGGCCAGCAAATACAAGGAGCATGGCTTCCAGGGCTAA
- the LOC114605437 gene encoding apolipoprotein L2-like isoform X1, protein MTSEGCRIYEEDAECDNHTMGSAELWPDRLDYEELQNLLNEGEDCKENVAELERMEEDVPWEERDSECFAQFLNEFPTQREEIEKCIRCLWEMADDIDQTHKKCTIASIAANSTSASSGLLTILGLTLAPITAGGSLILTATGIGLGAVATATGLSATLYESVNNSQERKKAQELVSECEKNLRKAMHPDFCFGSPPNSGAVGENMKQLVSNVAGQVPDLYKAVKGIRMNVKALKQVRANPGLKDLAKRVTAAGSRSRGTIRGAKHARKVFAGTTLAMSKGARLLSAASTGVFLLFDAYGIVQDAKHLTEGAKAETAAEIRKKASKLEEELRHIDRLYEEMKGLVCESE, encoded by the exons ATGACCTCTGAAGGATGTCGGATTTATGAAG aagaTGCTGAGTGCGACAACCACACCATGGGAAGCGCAGAACTTTGGCCGGACAGACTAGATTATGAAGAGCTGCAAAATCTCCTTAATGAAGGTGAAGACTGCAAGGAGAACGTGGCCGAACTTGAGAG AATGGAAGAAGATGTGCCTTGGGAAGAAAGAGACAGTGAATGTTTTGCCCAATTTCTGAATGAATTCCCTACCCAGAGAGAAGAGATTGAAAAGTGtatcagatgcctttgggaaatggCCGATGACATTGACCAGACCCATAAGAAGTGTACTATTGCCAGCATTGCTGCCAACTCTACCAGCGCCTCCTCTGGCCTCTTGACCATCCTGGGACTCACCTTGGCCCCCATCACAGCAGGTGGGAGCTTGATCTTGACAGCCACTGGGATCGGTTTAGGGGCAGTGGCAACAGCGACTGGCCTTTCTGCCACCTTATATGAGAGCGTGAATAAttcacaggaaaggaaaaaagctcaagaactggTGAGTGAATGTGAGAAAAATCTAAGAAAGGCAATGCATCCTGATTTCTGCTTTGGGTCGCCCCCAAATAGCGGGGCTGTGGGGGAAAACATGAAACAACTCGTCTCCAATGTTGCCGGTCAAGTTCCTGACCTGTACAAGGCTGTGAAGGGAATCAGAATGAATGTAAAGGCACTGAAGCAAGTCCGAGCCAATCCTGGCTTGAAGGATTTAGCAAAGCGAGTCACTGCTGCAGGTAGCAGATCCCGGGGTACAATCCGAGGGGCCAAGCATGCCAGAAAGGTCTTTGCAGGAACCACCCTTGCCATGAGCAAAGGGGCCAGGCTGCTGAGTGCTGCATCAACTGGGGTGTTTCTCCTCTTCGATGCCTATGGCATTGTTCAGGATGCTAAACATTTGACTGAGGGAGCCAAGGCAGAAAcggctgcagagataagaaagaaAGCTAGCAAACTGGAAGAAGAACTTCGTCATATTGACAGGCTCTATGAGGAAATGAAAGGCCTTGTGTGCGAATCAGAGTGA